CCCAGCCAAAACCACCAGCAGTCTTACTGTTTTCATTTACTCTTCCTCCTCTAAAATCTTTGAGCCATTTTCATATGCCTCAAGAACCTTCTTTGCTCTTTCCGCCTCCTCTTCCGGCACCAAAATATCGCCCCAAAAGCCTTCTGCAGGTTTCATAATGCTATCCATCCAAGGTACCTGGTGCGAATGGATGATTACGTCGATATCTTCTGCTTCTAGAATGCCCTTAATCAAATTCGCCGTCAATTCGTCTGGCGCTTGGAAAACCGAAACATAACCTTCATGATTCATGAATTTCTCCTTTGATAATTTAAACTTCAAGCATTCGAGCCTTAGCCACCGCTATCACATCGCCCCAACTGTTCCGCGCCTCTGCCGAGCACTCCAGCAAACGGCCCTTTTTAGAACTTATCCGGCCGGCTACAATAAGCTCTTTGCCAGTTGGCGCCGGCTTTCGAAGCTTAATGTTTATCTCAGCGGTTACCGCCCTGTAGCCCTTAACATATACATATCTTGCCATCACCTCGTCTAGCACTGTTGAGATTATACCGCCGTGGGTAATTCCAACAAAACCTTGATGCTCCTGGCTAGGGGTGAAGCGAGTAATGTATTCTCCATCCTTTTCGGCAAATTGAAGCTTAAGTCCTATGGGATTCAAAGGTCCGCATGCAAAACATCTTCCGTCATCACGCAGTTCCAATTGATTCCTCCCATTGTAGGCGCCTATTCCCATACTCACACTTTGGAAGCAAACAACAAGTCCAACACATAGGACTTTGTGCCTTGCAAACTTTCCTACCATGCATCACCATATTAACGTGAAATGAGTAGACGTCCTCGTTTTTCAGCATTCCTTGCAAAATTCCATGTGCTGCTTCGGCGCTCACGTCGGAGCCTATTAGTCCCAGGCGCTTCGAAACTCGATGGATATGTGTGTCAACTGGAAGCACCGGACGGCAAAGGGAAAACATGAGAACGCAAGATGCTGTCTTTATTCCAATTCCCTCAAACCTCATTAGACAATTGCGCGCCTCTTCATCAGTCATATTCGCCAGAAAATCTAATGATAATTCACCATAAATATCAAAGATTTCGTTAAGAATTCTCTTAATGCGTGATGCTTTTATCTTCGATAGACCACCAACGCGGATTGCCTCTTCGATATCTGCCACCGGAGCTTTACGCA
This portion of the Armatimonadota bacterium genome encodes:
- a CDS encoding DUF2007 domain-containing protein, which translates into the protein MNHEGYVSVFQAPDELTANLIKGILEAEDIDVIIHSHQVPWMDSIMKPAEGFWGDILVPEEEAERAKKVLEAYENGSKILEEEE
- a CDS encoding PaaI family thioesterase, translating into MGIGAYNGRNQLELRDDGRCFACGPLNPIGLKLQFAEKDGEYITRFTPSQEHQGFVGITHGGIISTVLDEVMARYVYVKGYRAVTAEINIKLRKPAPTGKELIVAGRISSKKGRLLECSAEARNSWGDVIAVAKARMLEV
- a CDS encoding endonuclease III, with protein sequence MEKIRQICTLLEKTYGRPECKPRRDPLEELIFTILSQNTSAANYTRAFNNLQEKFKSWDDVRKAPVADIEEAIRVGGLSKIKASRIKRILNEIFDIYGELSLDFLANMTDEEARNCLMRFEGIGIKTASCVLMFSLCRPVLPVDTHIHRVSKRLGLIGSDVSAEAAHGILQGMLKNEDVYSFHVNMVMHGRKVCKAQSPMCWTCCLLPKCEYGNRRLQWEESIGTA